Within the Medicago truncatula cultivar Jemalong A17 chromosome 4, MtrunA17r5.0-ANR, whole genome shotgun sequence genome, the region tttacccacggtaaaaaATTTTATGGGGTTTAAAAAAGCAAATTTAAACTTATTCCAAGGGTCGATCACTTCCCCAAGCCGGCTACTCACTATTTTACCCCGAAGAAGATTGATCACTTTTGCCCCCAAagataatattgaaaaaaaaggagaaatagagggagagagtgAGGAGGGGGAGAAAGTGATATGGTGTGAGGAATTAGAGAAGTATGAaggggtatttataggtggAAATGATAGTATAGGTTGTAAACACCATTAATGTGGtcaaaaaaacgtgtaaaatagTGTAAAAAACGTGTGGATTGAGTGTTGAAAAACTGACCACAGACCAAAAAACGTTTGTTCTTCAGTTCTGACCACCGGCCAactagtgtgagttaactcgtGCTAAGGCTCAATGGTgggtgacttaagtcacacttagaatacactagcgcatgttaagtTGCGCAGAGGCATTTTGAACTTTACCTTGGGAATGAGCGAAACAATTTGGGTAAATAACAGAATTCAAGAACCATTAGGAGTGCTAAAATGGGTTAGTTTGATATGGGCTTACATGCAATAGGATGGGCTTATCCATGGCATTCTTTGTGAGTATTTTTTGAGATATTCACATATTCCATTACCCATTGTCTACTATATAGACATGGCTCCTTTACTAGCCTCCTAATATGAGTCAACATTGGCATGTACATATTATGTTCATCACATAATTGAACCAAAGTAGGATTTTCACCTAGGGTCATACTTGCAATTACACAACCCCTACAATATATACAGGTAGAAATCATGGTCCAAAGGTGAACATATACACATGTGTTGAGAATTCACCTTAATCTTCACTTTTCCCATTTTTGAATCATTCCCAACTCAACTACCAACTGCACTACcacatgaaaattgaaaaataaaatataaaatatacagaatgagaaataaaaaaataaaataaaaacagagaaATAAAGATTTAGACCTACTTTTTCACTCTCCTCCACTATttgtaaataatttaattaatgccTTTTTTATTGGATGATGACTTagtcatatatttatataactatCTCCCTTCCTTCACTCTTCCCAACTGTATACGTATGTAGTATAGTGTAGTGTTGTCATCTCTGATCTTCTTGTGAGTAAAAGCTTCCATTCATGGCTAAGAAATCTCagaaaaatctcaaaaacacttctacttcttcttcctcttccaccACCAAACGTAAACGTAAAAGCATTCCAAGAAACTCACCTCCACAAAGAAGCTCAGTTTATAGGGGTGTCACaaggttaattaattaatcaaattttgatgtttttcattttgatctttATGTTTTTGTGTCCTCTAAAATTGATAATATTGTTTTAGACATCGTTGGACCGGTCGATATGAAGCTCATTTGTGGGATAAGAATTGCTGGAATGAATCACAAAGCAAGAAAGGAAGACAAGGTGATTTAATtctaaattaattgaattaattaatcttTAATCATCATATAATTAAGTTTTATCGTTCTGATCTAATTCacttaattgtttgatttgatgtaatattttgttatgttgtttttgttggtgaTGGCAATGGAAATCGATTGGATATGCAGTATATTTAGGTATGATTAATTTGTGTTTTATATATgctgtgtttttcttttgttttaagaaTTGTTGATTTGGCATTTAGAAACCAAACCAAATGGTTGGATTCAAATGACAAATGAACTTTTAGCGAAGGTCGAGTCCGAAGAATCCAAATTCGAGTCCTAACTAAAATAATCgttggtcaaattttatttgttttgtatcGTAGTCGAACTCAGGAttaccaaaatcaattttgaaaatttaaagtgGATAGTGGCTAGATGGAAGTATTTAATGACTGCAAAGTTGGGTTTGTTTTGTTAGGAGCatatgatgatgaagaagctgCAGCACGTGCCTATGACTTGGCAGCATTGAAGTACTGGGGCCAAGACACAATTCTCAATTTTCAAGTAAATTCTCTTATCCTTCACATATCATCATTTTTTTGCAGCAATATATCAATATCAAAGTATGAAATTTATCTGCATCttgtaaaatagaaaatatatgcattatatgtgtgtgttttatTTTGGTTATAGGTATCAAATTATCAAGAGGAGCTCAAAGGGATGGAAGGCCAATCAAAAGAAGAATATATCGGATCCTTAAGAAGGTTTGGTCACTAAAATCCTTATAATATATGATTCTCCGTAAAATCGAACATCTTTCTAATCACATCAAAGTCGTTGGATTAAGTCTAATGGTTGaccataatataatatttttggccATTAGATTAATACAACAACTTCGATGGAGAGATTGATCAGAGATACTGAGTAACTTTTATGATGGTGTGtatatatgattttgattttgattaatagTTTTCGATTTGTAGAAAAAGCAGTGGATTTTCTAGAGGAGTCTCAAAATACAGAGGTGTAGCAAGGTACCACTATTTTCATTGCAAAATGGAAGTTTTTCTATTGTTTGTATCTCTTCAATGTCaataaaatgaatcaaacaatatattggtatatatttttaaatgtgaGGATTGAGttactaaaatgaaattaaatagtAGTTAGAATTTgcaaacaaatttaatatgaCAATGGAGCATATAGAAAAGGAAAATACTTACGATATACTCTCTTTAATTTGGTGAGATTAATTTTCTTGTTGTATAAAGATATTCGATATTACTCTTTCTGATATTACCTTTTACAAAGAGGTTGTTTAAGTGTATAAACAGAGCGAATTGATCTCATCATTTTTTGAGATCTTTTTTCATTCGAATCATTGGGTTTTAGAGTAAATGTACCCTCAATTTCTAAAGAGGACCTAAGCCTATAAAAGGAAGGAAATTAAAAAGCTATCAATGTGGGGGAAGCAACTCCAATTCAATcactagtaaaaaaataaactagttgGAGCAGGAACATGTGtacatttatatcttttttgaagggatattttttttattctctctaaATTTCAGTAATGAACACCTGTATATATGTTTTTAGAAATTAGCTGTATCTTTGCCCGAGTTTTATGGATCATATTCAAGctcaataaatattaaaattttagttgGTTTGCAttgaacataaataataaaatatcatgTCCTCGCGAGCTTAGTTATacacaatgcataaaatatacaagaTCTGGAGTTCAAATTCCGACCatcacaaaaaaattaataaaatactaTAGGCAAGAACTTTAGTCAAAATGTACTAGTATTTCAGTAGGTTATTACATATTAACTCACGATGCCCACGTGGTTGGCTATTCATAAAAATTGAGATTTGAATTCTTAACTAGTATTTGCTTATTCAAATTAaagatttataatttaaattctaaCAATTGGCGTAACATAAAGATTAGTTATAGTCGATTTGAATGGTTGAAGTTGTTAAGATACCTTGATAAACTAGTGGAATGTGccaaaaatccttcaaaaagtGGTTTATagaaatttatataataaactaaacagtaaaaatatataaaaatattaggaGATATATGGATGTGTTTGGTTTGAAAAAAACAAGTACTaacagaacagtacaacacaaggtagaacagcacaagataaattttttatggcattatgtaatattttgttttatacgatttttgagggacaaaatgttattttgatattttagacaacttgtacgtgggacaaaaagttgtgctgtggttttgtgagggacaaaaatatgagtttttgtccagtctcttgcctccagtttatcctgtacctgaaacagttttacaaatcaaacactggacaactagagttgttctgtcctatccttcattttttagcaaatcaaacgcacccattaaaaattccataaatgataaatgtctattaaaatacatatatttttaacttcATTGATAAACAAATTGACttaatttttactttaaatTCCTTAACACGTGTCTTTGAACATATATACCGTTAGCATTTTCTAAATCCTAAAGTTTGAACGATCTTATAAGTTACTATAACAACTATAGAAATAAATGCATTAAATAGTACTTAATAGATTTCAACTTTTCCCAAATAAATTTCATGTTGAATTTTAGCATTTACAAGGTAGTTGGTGACAAATGGGTAACTACAccttttttttatgacaaaaaatGGGTAACTGCCTTTATGATCCATTCCTATTGACATTTACATTACCCTCCATATATTTCTGTTTAGGTAATTAAATTGGTGGAAAATAATCTgacttttgatttgattttaaaaatgtttagaCACCACCACAATGGAAGATGGGAAGCTCGAATTGGTAGGGTCTTCGGCAACAAATATTTATACCTTGGAACTTATGGTAATTCCACTcactatatatgatttttttttattgtgttaaaagaatatattttcttccctaaaaaaatatatcttctttttgaaggaatgtcaaaagaatatatgttttttttgtttttgtttttataggtACTTATATATGATCTAATGGTATATAGGTGCATGCATGAAATTGTACCAACATACTACTATTAACACACCTTATTCTTAGGCACATCTCATGTCAATTTTACTAATTAGAGTTTGTCCATGTGATTAAGACCCGTATTAAATTCAtctaattaatataaaaactaCTAATGTGttagaacaaaaaaaaggtACTAGTGGTATGTTGAAATAAATATTCCAAAGTGTGAGCACAAACATTAATTTGGAAggaaaatagtttaaaaaacaaataatctaaacaaagaaaatgtcattttcataTGCATTTGGCGTATCATTCCTCCCCATTTTCGTGGATAAATGTATATGGCTTTACATATTTGGATTTGGAAGCATTTATAGGTCTCATGTGTCTTGATGACACACATGGAAAGAGAGTAATATTATTctattataataatttattttgataaaattgagtATGTaagattgattttaattaaaattgattataactAAAAGTGATATGGGTTTGaatacaataatataaaattgaattgaaatataaatttGCATGTGAAATTCAATTATAGAAACAATAGTTATAAATCCTACTTCAAGTAAAAGGAATTCTGGATGTAGGATTTTGACCTtgaatattttatgcattgtccataccaattgaACTAAGCTTACAAGGACAACAACCAAATATGTTGGGATCAATAACCCGccttcaaaatcaattataattcatctaaaaagaaaccaaacatatattatatttcaaccGAACTTCATATTATTACGACACATACTCTTAAGAATAAGCGTgttaataaaaaagatatttcattattattttttgtattttaaacaCACAAATGACACACCACAGCAAAGAAAAACACACAAATGACAATTTAGAGGGTTCACCAGACTGGTTTAgttctaaaaaattatattcagaGTGAGTCCAAGGGAAAAGCAAATCCAGCTAGAGTCTTGGACTTTAAaattgagacaaaaaaaaaaacttaaaaaaaaactcattttatcTATAAATATCTAATTCAACGAAATAGTGTTTTCTAGGTATAGATGTTCATCAACTCATATAGTAAATATAATCCCTTCACACCATCTCCGACCTAAGTTTGAACTTTGGATTTCATAAAAtttgtggtttttattttatttttataatccttatgttatttcttttattttaaaatttattttagaactTTAGTTATATTTGATTCATCGCTCTTTTCATAAGTCATGAAATCCACATTAAAACCAACTCACTTAAACTTTTTgctatataaaataaaacacaggGAGATTTCTATAGAAAAGTTAAACAAACCAATTATATCATAGATTTTTGTACATTAATTGAAGCTAAACAATACCAAACTAGTCTAGTTCAATGGATTAATTAAGAGATGATGTATCTACTATCTACCCCTGAAATTTGGGGAATCTATTTGGCGGTGCCTGCCTTCAAATGCCAACAAGAAAAGTACCTACTACTTCATTCCAAAATGGTCCTACAAACATCAAAATAGTGGTAGGATAATCCAAAGGTCAAAATATGCAATCAAATCTAGTTGGTTGTAATATGGATAACCAAACTTCAACTACTTAATAAactagcttttttttttttttttttttaataatgaatgaTATCATTCTTTTACCCTAGGTCTTTCATTCAAACTAAACACCAAAAAGAAACCTACAGATGACGTATTAATTGACCATTCTTCTCATATATCAACTTATGTGTAAGGGAGTAAAAAAAACTGAGTAAGGTTCCACATGTTGagattaattaatttacttAATATTTAGGAAAAATTGCACTaacttttttaaactttttcaatttatatataaaaaagaaatggaATAATTATGTCtccaattttatatataaaagaatgttaaatcaataaaaattgaagTAGCTAGTTCAGAATTTAGACCATATACATCAACTTTCGtactttcattttaatattGTGTCCCTTAAAATTGCAAAGTTAAATTacaattcattttctcaaaaagaaaaaaaaacatttacaattcatatttgttggaaaattgcacgCACCTCTTTCATGTCTACTTAGACCTAGACACACATTTTCTATAAAGTATGTcttatttagttaaaaatattatcTCGGTTTTTGATTTGAGATTGATCAACTTATATTCATATAATTACACAGTATATGTAACCATGCAAAtaattttgcttttgcttttacTCATTTATGTTTGTGTTGTGGAGCAGCTACACAAGAAGAAGCCGCCACAGCGTATGACATGGCAGCAATAGAGTACAGAGGGCTTAACGCCGTTACAAACTTTGACCTTAGTCATTATATTAGTTACTTACATCCTAAACAACAGGACAACGACGATAGTAACAACCATAATAAAAAAGCTAGCAATAATCAAGAGCTGGATCTTAATCAAGAACTTGGTGGTGGTGTCACACCAGCATCTTCGACATTTGATCTTATCTTAGAATCGCCAAAATTCGAAGAAATGTTAGAAAATTCATCTTCATCGGTTGAAGATAGTTACACTCCACCGCCTGTCAAATCAACCATTCCACGTCGGACATTTCCAGAAGATATTCAAACTATTTTTGAAACACAAGATTCAAGTATCTACACTGAAAATGACGATGACAACATATTTGGTGAGTTAAGCTCAATTGCTGCACCAATTTTTCATTATGGGCTTGATGCTTGATTAGAAGGAGAAATTATGGTTTAGTCGtgtacaatttttatttattatttatcatatagtttattaaaaaaaacagagaaatgaGAGTAAACAATTTAGAGAATGGggatttttaaagagaaaaaaaagaatttgttaATTTGAGTAATTGTTTTACCAATCATTTCTTACATTTGTGATCCAAGATGACACataagagctttattttaatttttttttagtggattaagaatttatttttatcatatattcctccatcattttttttccatatagTCCTCCActcattgatttttatttttagttaaataaacttttaatcTTATTAAATGATTGTTTTTGTGTATAATTATCTTTTcacataaatttcattttttttattaatttttggtgAACATAATCTAGAATTAGATGGTCTAGATTTCACCattgtaaattttgatttttgaccatatataataaaactaaattttaaaaatgaatcatcTTATCTCCAACAATTGCTTATATAGTAGCTACGTGAATGCGTGAAAACACTCTAGAGATATTGAATTCCTATTCTTAAGAGGTCACGTGTGTCATTATTAAATTCgtattttatttggtttgttAAAGATCTCgtttaaaacatttttaatatatttttcccttctaaatttaaaatatttggtttttaTCGCcaccaaattttaaattttacttatattattTAGTAAAATTTAACCTAGTTTTATTTCATAAACTCCAAACTCTTGTTCACTTATCTATTAACCCACTACTAAagattagaagaagaaaaaaattgtaaatttaaatgtatttatattattagtaaggaaagaaacataaaaatgaaactATATAACATGCGTTTTTGACAAACATAcgatttaaatcaaaatcactAAACCTGTTAACCTcctactatatataaagagaatataAAGAGAATATGTGAGTTTGAACCGACTTTTTTCTAACTTATTTTACCCTtgatttattctattttatttactacttatcctttaataataatattttaagttttaatgaaaaaattaaatcccATCAAAATAGGAATATCCCACCACAATAGGAGCAATATTATCAAATGTTTCTTACTTATTTTGCCCTTTGTACAATTTGAAAATCGCAAATGTTtctacttataattttaaacaaaattaaaatttcagatAAAATACcgttcattattttttaaagtgtttTTACAATTTACTAATGTGtacaaaaaatgaaggaaaaaaaaaaaaaaaaacagctgaCGACAAATGTGATACCAAAAAGTAATTGACGTTGATGTTTTTTtgtctaatttttaaaatgtaactAATGTAATTTATAATTCGTCGATAAAATAGTAGAAtgttataaaaatttatgtgattttttttagagaaattttttatGTGATTATGTAAACAAATATTAGATATATGATAATACATAAATAATGCATAAACGTAGAAGTTAAAATTTATAGCCactttgtatttttaatatatataatattcattctCACTTAACATGACTCAAAGACTCTTGTTTAATActtgaagaatgaagaagataTATGCTATTTGTCAGATATATTGGTGGTTCATGCATGTTGTTAGTgatgttgtttgtgattgaATTGCATGACTTCAAATGTCATGGTTAATACATGATAATAAGATAAaatcaatttatgtgatttatctaatattaaaaaaatgcttttttaagttaaaatctaTGATATATTAATTGTTGTATGTATGTGTGCGCGCCCGTGCGTATGtctatatacatacatataggACCTTATTTAAGGATCAATTAATCTGAAGTGTTCAGTCCCATCGTCTACTTATAGGGTCTCATTTAAATATCCAGAGCAAAGAGCGAACatgtttttcatatatatttttcaatttataagACATGCATTTGTCGATGTTTTGTAGGTTACTAAAACACATCTCTTTGTTAATTGATTCAAGcaagttaaattaatttataagattAAATGTTGTAATGTAAGTTTATTAGAAGGATTTAAGTTATTTACTTTTAGTTCATTCCATATCAACAAAATGAATAATTCTTGGTATATGTCTTGTGTGGCTTGTTAtggtttttcttatatttatatatgtgatATTAGTGAGGtgtcttctttttattttgaatgattatttattatactgctcttattatatattaataagttttccttaattttttttttaattttgtcagTTTGCAACTTAGTTTTTTTATCTTCACTTTGACTCCTATGTTTATTGTTCAAACTCAACCATTATGCACAAAGAAAATAATTCTAATAATATGATTAAGATCAGGACACCGTAAGTTTAGTTGACACATGAGTCTAAACATTTCATTGGTTGACCCTAGGTACGGTACACGATAACAAGTACGAGATacatgattttaagaaaaatatggtACGAGtacaataaaaatatacaattaaacatatttcatccatatatatacttttatgcaatatatataaaaagaatacaTGGTTTTTAGGTGGCCTTTTCACTTTTATATCATTAAAGAAATTCgcttatattgttggtgtcattaaaaaagataagaatttatattatattttctatattgttggtgtcgttaaaaaaaaaaatatagtttgtgATGAAGGTGAGACAAACACAGGAAATGAGAGTTTGAATTGTGTTTACTTTTTTTggaaaaccttttttttctcCAATAGAATTCAAAGTGAAGTGTTGGTAAAAAAGAGTTAAGAGAAGGAAGATTGACACAAATGTTTATCCTAGTTCACCTCACAATACAAGATTACGTTTAATCCCCTTTCCcttctaaataattttttcgtTAGAATCAAACTtgattacaacaacaaaaacacttagggtttgtttggaacactttttgtttttagtttttaaaatatgttttaaaaactaattttaggAAAAGGATTTCAAGAagagtaaaagaaaaaacttgtttgGTAATGTGACTTTTCAAAACTGTTttagaaatgaaaaaattagaaaatccaTTTGgtgatataattttcaaaaacagttttaaaaaatagaaaattagaaaacttgtttggtaatcaaatttttaatttttttttttaacctatataaattatattaccttttatataattgtatttttcttacaattttatccttagttaccaatcaaattaaattttaagtaCTATAGTTAAATGTAGAATTtagtcataaaataaataatttttttagatatgaAGTCATAATTTGTTCAAGCGATACAAAATTGTAAAATgtgaaacatataaaaatattatagcaTATTAATGTcgataacataaacatcaaattagcaaacaaaaacaatcaTCCGCAAAATAACTAACAAAACTCCATACTCCATTGTTGCatataagaaaatttaaaaaaaagtgtaattaGTTCGATTAATTATGACGATGTACCCACATCCTATCTCTAAGATGATTCCTATCCATTGCCATCTCAGTTGCACCTTCATTAGATAACCTTGTTAAGTTTTCAACATTCGAGCTCCCTTCAAGGTTAGGAACCTCGTTCACCGCCTCAAGTTCTATATCATCCATTTCCTCCCATATCCTAAACAACTCATCAGGCAAATTCCACTTGCGTATGTAATTGTGAATAGCACAACAAGCAGTTACTATGAGTCTTTGCCTTGAAGGTTTGTAGGAAGGCATTAACTTTAAAATAGGAAATCTGTTTTTCAACACCCCAAAACAACGCTCTATTGTCATCCTTAAAGACGAGTGCCTGAAGTTAAATAACTCTTCTGAACTTTTTGGTTGTCTACCTTGACCTCGATATTCTTGTGCATGATATCTTTCACCTCTATAAGGGGGAAGAAAACCTCCGGTACATGGATACCCAGAATCAACAAGATAAAATGAACCttcatcaaataaaatacaTGTTAGCTCTACTTGTTAATTTCCTCAATATGATtgtataactttatgttagataTTAATACTTACCTTTAGGTGGCCAAGGAAATCCTGCATTTGGATTTGTAATTGCATCAAGTAAAACTTTAGAATCATGTGCACTTCCTTCCCACCCCGAATATACATATGTAAATATCATGTTGAAATCACAAGCACACATGACATTCTGAGTGATTGTTGCCTTTCTACCTCTACATGAAATTTGTTTCTCAGCAGGAGCCCATGCACTTATTTGTGTACCATCAATTGCACCTATGCAATTCTACAAGGCATAATCCAAATTATAcggataattaaacaacaacCAAATATCTTTGATAATATGAACgcataaatgattaaattatgTGAAATAAAGATACAActacaataacaataatatgaATTACACACATACCTTGAACCAAGGATAATATTTTGGATTATTCTTAATTCTACTAGGCAACTCCATAGACTCTTGCTTTATCAGTTCTTTTCCTAATCGACACACTGCCCTTAATACTTCCTTGAAATTGCGTGAGATTGTTTCTGTGGAATGTTGAAAACGGTTTGAAGCAACTCTATGACGAACATTATGACCAATTATGAATAAGAATGTAGCAACTTTCTCTTCAACAAGCACATCCCTCGAGTCACTTAAGTAGTTCTTGTCTCTCAGTTCATTACAGAAATTAAGAAAACACTCTTTCTTCATTCGAAATAGATCAAAACAGCTAGTTCCAGAACCATTTAACACTTCAGCCACAAACTCGCGACCAGACAATGAAGATGTCAAAACCTTTGATTTGTCAAAGTGTTTCTGATGATAGTCATAAATGATACCACATAAGACAAAGTCCAAAAATTCATCATCACTTGTATCAGAAGTAGAATCATCACTTTTTTCAATATCAGTTATAGTTATAACCTGTCATACAAAGTAACAATAAAACTTAAAAACACGATACTCGATAAGAGGAAAATAAAaggttttacaatatcaattcTCAGCAACATCATGTAAATAAACACACAAGCAATTGTTCAGCAAATACTAAGATAAGTATGTCTGATCACTAAAGATGATAAGTATGTCTCATCACTAGAACCTAAACAAATACAGGTTATATCCTTAGAGCCTAAGTATCCATCCACGCTTCCTCTCATTAGGCATGGCgataaacattatttttgttgaatatgatatcCAGCAACTTGTAATGGTCACACCCTTTCTTTTGAAACTGTGCAGCTTTGGGATGTACCTGAAATGATATATGCATATCATCAATATTGAATTTATCAAGAATGAGCAAGAATCCAATATGTACCAAATGATTATATACCGTATTCAATTAAGGCGTACCTTCAGATAATTTTTCCAGACTTCCTCAGTTGCAGTAACAGTGTTTGTTTCAGCATTCCAGCCAAATCCTGTGTTCTGCTTCAGTGAATAGAACTCACGATACATGGCTCGCAACCTATGCATCTTTGCCTTTAGTTTATCAGCTTGATACAGTC harbors:
- the LOC120580163 gene encoding uncharacterized protein isoform X1; amino-acid sequence: MKNTSHRPRFTAPASSFVAPAASSSVAHASSSVVAPASSGAPATAADATQVITITDIEKSDDSTSDTSDDEFLDFVLCGIIYDYHQKHFDKSKVLTSSLSGREFVAEVLNGSGTSCFDLFRMKKECFLNFCNELRDKNYLSDSRDVLVEEKVATFLFIIGHNVRHRVASNRFQHSTETISRNFKEVLRAVCRLGKELIKQESMELPSRIKNNPKYYPWFKNCIGAIDGTQISAWAPAEKQISCRGRKATITQNVMCACDFNMIFTYVYSGWEGSAHDSKVLLDAITNPNAGFPWPPKGSFYLVDSGYPCTGGFLPPYRGERYHAQEYRGQGRQPKSSEELFNFRHSSLRMTIERCFGVLKNRFPILKLMPSYKPSRQRLIVTACCAIHNYIRKWNLPDELFRIWEEMDDIELEAVNEVPNLEGSSNVENLTRLSNEGATEMAMDRNHLRDRMWVHRHN
- the LOC120580163 gene encoding protein ALP1-like isoform X2 — translated: MKNTSHRPRFTAPASSFVAPAASSSVAHASSSVVAPASSGAPATAADATQKECFLNFCNELRDKNYLSDSRDVLVEEKVATFLFIIGHNVRHRVASNRFQHSTETISRNFKEVLRAVCRLGKELIKQESMELPSRIKNNPKYYPWFKNCIGAIDGTQISAWAPAEKQISCRGRKATITQNVMCACDFNMIFTYVYSGWEGSAHDSKVLLDAITNPNAGFPWPPKGSFYLVDSGYPCTGGFLPPYRGERYHAQEYRGQGRQPKSSEELFNFRHSSLRMTIERCFGVLKNRFPILKLMPSYKPSRQRLIVTACCAIHNYIRKWNLPDELFRIWEEMDDIELEAVNEVPNLEGSSNVENLTRLSNEGATEMAMDRNHLRDRMWVHRHN
- the LOC25491215 gene encoding AP2-like ethylene-responsive transcription factor At1g16060, which produces MAKKSQKNLKNTSTSSSSSTTKRKRKSIPRNSPPQRSSVYRGVTRHRWTGRYEAHLWDKNCWNESQSKKGRQVYLGAYDDEEAAARAYDLAALKYWGQDTILNFQVSNYQEELKGMEGQSKEEYIGSLRRKSSGFSRGVSKYRGVARHHHNGRWEARIGRVFGNKYLYLGTYATQEEAATAYDMAAIEYRGLNAVTNFDLSHYISYLHPKQQDNDDSNNHNKKASNNQELDLNQELGGGVTPASSTFDLILESPKFEEMLENSSSSVEDSYTPPPVKSTIPRRTFPEDIQTIFETQDSSIYTENDDDNIFGELSSIAAPIFHYGLDA